From one Populus alba chromosome 17, ASM523922v2, whole genome shotgun sequence genomic stretch:
- the LOC118049569 gene encoding phosphatidylinositol 3,4,5-trisphosphate 3-phosphatase and protein-tyrosine-phosphatase PTEN1, producing the protein MGLKFAKQGPGKALNSDLSHAQLSLINCITKSIYIRNWVSKHRRRMLVAGYDLDMSYITGRILAMSFPAERVRAMYRNPLWQVKSVLDMRHGEHYKIYNLCIEEAYDPSHFHGRVETYPFDDNHVPPLEMMKLFCESVGSWLSSDPRNIAVVHCMAGKGRTGLMVCAYLVYSGMTPEDALQLYANKRTTNNQGVSIPSQRRYVGYWAEALSFPKRVYDSHRGDGHTPPEVILPQSRIRELRRIRLYDMVNTESVFFVVSELQEIPGQLYRPSVEVAKSCLRPIIEGYQRNSSPQYYISFTEGNEEEEEALKPAESRLIVQMDTESPIIYQKTTLDYYFDEPIRVKGDVRVIFYQKMIGGRLFYVCFNTAFIRNGLLQFSTRDLDKVGTKGRSICGPAFCLELLFAPANSNHSGTLTEDVNGGGGGGDDDDISNDCP; encoded by the exons ATGGGGTTGAAGTTTGCGAAGCAGGGGCCAGGAAAGGCTTTGAACTCGGATTTGTCTCATGCTCAACTCTCATTGATTAATTGTATCACCAAGAGTATTTATATTCGAAACTGGGTATCCAAGCATCGAAGGCGAATGCTTGTTGCTGGTTATGATCTTGACATGTCTTATATCACAGGTCGTATATTGGCAATGTCATTCCCTGCAGAGCGTGTGCGAGCAATGTATCGTAATCCTCTCTGGCAGGTGAAATCTGTACTGGACATGCGGCATGGGGAGCATTACAAG ATTTATAATTTGTGTATTGAGGAAGCTTATGATCCATCACATTTTCATGGCCGTGTTGAGACATATCCTTTCGACGACAACCATGTCCCACCTCTTGAAATGATGAAGCTCTTTTGTGAAAGTGTGGGTTCATGGCTATCATCTGACCCAAGAAATATCGCAGTCGTACACTGCATG GCAGGCAAAGGTCGAACAGGCTTAATGGTATGTGCCTACCTTGTTTACAGTGGCATGACACCTGAGGATGCTCTTCAGCTATATGCAAATAAACGCACCACCAATAATCAAGGA GTCTCGATACCAAGCCAGCGTCGTTATGTGGGATACTGGGCAGAGGCACTTTCTTTTCCCAAGAGAGTTTATGATAGTCATAGAGGCGATGGTCATACACCTCCTGAAGTGATCTTGCCTCAATCTCGTATCAGAGAATTGCGAAGAATTCGACTTTATGACATGGTTAACACTGAATCCGTTTTCTTTGTGGTCTCAGAGTTGCAGGAG attccaGGTCAGCTGTACCGTCCATCTGTGGAGGTTGCCAAGAGTTGCCTACGACCAATTATCGAAGGATATCAGAGAAATAGTAGTCCTCAATATTACATCTCCTTTACGGAAGGCaatgaagaagaggaggaggctTTAAAACCCGCAGAATCGCGCCTCATTGTTCAGATGGACACAGAGAGTCCTATAATCTACCAGAAGACCActcttgattattattttgatgaaccTATAAGA GTCAAGGGAGATGTGCGTGTCATATTCTACCAGAAAATGATAGGAGGGCGTCTCTTCTATGTCTGCTTCAACACAGCTTTCATTAGGAATGGCTTGCTGCAG TTCTCAACACGAGATTTGGATAAAGTTGGGACTAAAGGCAGATCGATATGTGGCCCTGCCTTCTGCCTGGAGTTGCTCTTTGCTCCAGCTAATTCAAACCATTCAGGCACGCTTACTGAGGACgttaatggtggtggtggtggtggtgacgaCGACGACATTAGTAATGACTGTCCTTGA
- the LOC118049552 gene encoding cyclic nucleotide-gated ion channel 2, with protein sequence MPSQTNSHFSLPRWIGLLSHKNSQSETGDNNDNSNLNSTNNIDDSNPISNSIECYACTQVGVPVFHSTSCDQAHQPEWEASAGSSLVPIKNRLGSRKSPASRAQSRRPAGPFGTILDPRSKRVQKWNRAFLLARGMALAVDPLFFYALSIGRNGAPCLYMDGGLAAIVTVLRTSVDAIHLCHLWLQFRLAYVSRESLVVGCGKLVWDARAIASHYVRSLKGFWFDAFVILPVPQAVFWLLVPRLIREEQIKLIMTILLLIFLFQFLPKVYHCICLMKRMQKVTGYIFGTIWWGFGLNLIAYFIASHVAGGCWYVLAIQRVASCLRQSCERRPNCDLSLACSEEVCYQFLLRSGTIGNPCVGNTTHTVRKPMCLDVNGAFNYGIYKWALPVISSNSLSVKILYPIFWGLMTLSTFGNDLEPTSHWLEVIFSICIVLSGLMLFTLLIGNIQVFLHAVMAKKRKMQLRCGDMEWWMRRRQLPSRLRQRVRHYERQRWATMGGEDEIELITDLPEGLRRDIKRYLCLDLIKKVPLFHNLDDLILDNICDRVKPLVFSKDEKIIREGDPVQRMVFIVRGRIRSSQSLSKGMVATSVLEPGGFLGDELLSWCLRRPFIDRLPASSATFACIESTEAFGLDANHLRYITDHFRYKFANERLKRTARYYSSNWRTWAAVNIQFAWRRYRMRTRGPVIPVTESGGTERRLLQYAAMFMSIRPHDHLE encoded by the exons ATGCCTTCCCAGACCAACTCCCACTTCTCCCTTCCAAG GTGGATTGGATTACTGTCTCACAAGAACAGCCAAAGCGAAACTGGTGACAATAATGACAACAGCAACCTTAACAGTACCAACAACATTGACGACAGCAACCCTATCTCTAACTCCATAGAATGCTACGCTTGCACACAAGTAGGAGTTCCTGTCTTCCACTCCACAAGCTGTGACCAGGCCCACCAGCCTGAATGGGAGGCCTCCGCGGGCTCATCATTAGTCCCCATCAAAAACCGGCTAGGTTCAAGAAAGAGCCCAGCAAGCCGAGCCCAATCTCGCCGGCCGGCCGGTCCATTCGGAACCATTCTCGATCCACGTAGCAAGCGGGTACAGAAATGGAACCGGGCTTTCCTGCTAGCACGTGGCATGGCTTTGGCAGTCGATCCCTTGTTTTTCTACGCTCTGTCGATAGGGAGAAACGGGGCCCCTTGCTTGTACATGGACGGTGGGTTGGCCGCAATCGTGACCGTCCTTCGCACGAGTGTGGATGCTATACACTTGTGCCATCTGTGGTTACAATTCAGGTTGGCTTATGTGTCAAGAGAGTCTCTTGTCGTGGGGTGCGGGAAACTGGTGTGGGACGCACGTGCCATCGCATCTCATTACGTGAGGTCTCTTAAGGGCTTCTGGTTTGATGCTTTTGTCATTCTTCCCGTTCCTCAG GCTGTATTTTGGTTACTTGTACCCAGATTAATCAGAGAAGAGCAGATTAAGCTCATAATGACAATACTTTTGCTGATCTTCTTGTTCCAATTCCTCCCTAAGGTGTACCACTGCATATGTTTGATGAAAAGAATGCAAAAGGTCACAGGTTATATCTTTGGCACCATTTGGTGGGGCTTCGGCCTTAATCTCATTGCCTACTTCATTGCCTCTCAT GTTGCTGGTGGATGTTGGTATGTCCTCGCAATACAACGCGTAGCTTCATGTCTCAGGCAGAGTTGTGAGAGGAGGCCTAATTGTGATCTCTCTTTGGCTTGCTCGGAGGAGGTTTGCTATCAGTTCCTGTTACGATCAGGCACAATTGGAAATCCATGCGTTGGAAACACAACACATACTGTTAGAAAGCCTATGTGCCTGGATGTTAATGGAGCTTTCAATTATGGGATTTACAAGTGGGCTCTTCCAGTCATTTCTAGCAATTCTTTGTCTGTGAAGATTCTTTATCCTATTTTCTGGGGTTTAATGACCCTCAG CACCTTTGGCAATGATCTTGAACCAACAAGTCACTGGCTAGAAGTAATCTTCAGTATATGTATCGTTCTCAGTGGTTTAATGCTCTTCACTCTACTGATTGGGAACATCCAG GTGTTCTTGCACGCGGTCATggcaaagaagagaaaaatgcaGCTGAGATGCGGAGATATGGAATGGTGGATGAGGAGGAGACAGTTGCCTTCTCGTTTGAGACAGAGAGTTCGCCATTATGAACGGCAGAGATGGGCAACCATGGGAGGTGAAGATGAGATAGAACTAATCACAGACTTACCTGAAGGACTCCGGAGAGATATCAAGCGCTATCTTTGCCTAGATCTTATCAAGAAG gtTCCCTTGTTCCACAACCTGGATGATCTTATTCTTGACAACATCTGTGATCGGGTTAAGCCCCTTGTTTTTTCTAAAGATGAGAAG ATAATCAGAGAAGGAGACCCAGTGCAAAGGATGGTGTTCATTGTTCGTGGGCGTATAAGGAGTAGCCAGAGTCTTAGCAAAGGCATGGTGGCAACCAGTGTGCTTGAGCCAGGGGGCTTCCTGGGTGACGAGCTGCTATCCTGGTGTCTTCGCCGTCCATTCATAGACCGACTTCCAGCCTCATCGGCGACATTTGCTTGTATTGAATCGACAGAAGCATTTGGTCTTGATGCAAACCATCTCCGGTACATCACAGATCACTTCCGCTACAAATTTGCCAACGAAAGACTCAAGAGAACTGCAAGATATTACTCATCAAACTGGAGAACATGGGCAGCAGTCAATATACAATTCGCTTGGCGACGTTACAGAATGAGGACGAGGGGACCGGTGATTCCTGTAACAGAAAGTGGAGGTACTGAGCGGCGGCTCCTGCAGTATGCTGCAATGTTTATGTCAATCAGGCCACACGACCACCTTGAATAA